One Macadamia integrifolia cultivar HAES 741 unplaced genomic scaffold, SCU_Mint_v3 scaffold572, whole genome shotgun sequence genomic region harbors:
- the LOC122069303 gene encoding AT-hook motif nuclear-localized protein 23-like, which produces MAGLDLGTASRYVHQLHRPELHLQMQQDSDDENNRDHYSGDRDDTTHHQGLELVSANSGPGDLVARRPRGRPPGSKNKPKPPVIITRESANTLRAHILEVGNGCDVFDCVATYARRRQRGICILSGSGTVTNVSLRQPAAAGGAIVTLHGRFEILSLSGSFLPPPAPPGATSLTIFLAGGQGQVVGGSVVGALIAAGPVIVIAASFTNVAYERLPLEEEEATLQIQPPVSQSSGGGGGGIINPFPDPSSGLPFFNLPLNMGNLPVDGWAGNGGVRPQY; this is translated from the coding sequence ATGGCGGGTTTAGATTTAGGAACAGCATCTCGTTATGTTCATCAACTTCACCGACCAGAATTGCACTTGCAGATGCAACAAGATTCCGACGATGAAAACAACAGAGATCACTACTCCGGTGATCGTGACGATACAACCCATCACCAAGGACTCGAGCTTGTCTCCGCCAACTCAGGTCCAGGTGACCTCGTAGCTCGTCGACCCAGAGGCCGACCACCTGGTTCAAAGAACAAGCCGAAACCGCCGGTAATTATAACCAGAGAAAGTGCAAACACTCTTAGAGCTCATATCTTGGAAGTCGGTAACGGTTGTGATGTGTTCGATTGCGTGGCGACTTATGCTAGACGCCGGCAGCGTGGGATCTGTATATTGAGTGGAAGTGGAACTGTTACTAATGTAAGTTTGAGACAACCGGCGGCGGCTGGGGGTGCGATCGTGACGTTGCACGGGCGGTTTGAGATATTGTCGTTATCGGGTTCTTTCTTGCCACCACCGGCGCCACCGGGTGCAACTAGTTTGACTATATTTTTGGCCGGAGGGCAAGGTCAGGTAGTTGGAGGGAGTGTGGTGGGTGCGTTGATTGCAGCTGGACCGGTTATTGTAATAGCAGCTTCGTTCACTAACGTGGCTTATGAGAGGTTACCGTTAGAAGAAGAGGAGGCGACGCTTCAAATACAACCACCGGTTTCACAGTCTtcaggtggtggtggtggtggtatcATCAACCCGTTTCCGGATCCGTCTTCAGGGCTTCCATTCTTCAATTTGCCGCTCAATATGGGGAATTTACCGGTTGACGGTTGGGCAGGTAACGGAGGTGTGCGGCCTCAGTACTAA